A single region of the Roseivivax sp. THAF197b genome encodes:
- a CDS encoding ABC transporter substrate-binding protein, whose protein sequence is MKTLWTAAALCAFALPATAETFRWAGTTDPNTMDPHAGNSAPVLGFLNNVYEGLVRRDRDMQIEPALATAWEPIGEGEGWRFTLREGVTFHDGAEFTAEDVVFSYERASSPESDTASWFSGVTEVTAPDDYTVEIRTSAPNPIFPDSIANWMIMDKGWAEANDVTRPNIERGNFATLNTNGTGAYRITERDPGLKTTLAPFENWWGEDRGNVTEGIFTPIDNSATAVAALLSGEVDMINPVPVQDADRLDQADGVELKRGVEARVMMFGFSQDKDTLVGGDGSVEGNPFQDPLVRRAVAQAINVPAILQTIMRGSAEPAAQLVSPAMSGYSEGLSERPELDIEAAKALLAEAGYPDGFRFLLKCPNDRYINDESVCQATVAMLAQIGLEAQLDAIPVRNYWTELRADEYDMYLLGWSPGTFDAEHPFRFLVHTPQENIGTWNFGGYSNTRVDELIPAVQSEIDPEARQAMLDEIAGIVQDDMVYVPLYVQPLLWGAAENIDLTQREDNFFILRWTNVN, encoded by the coding sequence ATGAAGACCCTCTGGACCGCCGCGGCGCTCTGCGCGTTTGCCTTGCCTGCCACGGCCGAAACCTTCCGCTGGGCCGGGACGACCGATCCGAACACGATGGACCCGCATGCGGGCAATTCCGCGCCGGTTCTCGGGTTCCTGAACAACGTCTACGAGGGCCTTGTGCGGCGGGACCGCGACATGCAGATCGAGCCTGCGCTCGCCACGGCGTGGGAGCCTATCGGCGAGGGCGAAGGCTGGCGCTTTACCCTGCGCGAAGGCGTGACCTTCCACGATGGCGCCGAATTCACCGCCGAAGACGTGGTCTTTTCCTACGAACGGGCCTCGTCCCCGGAATCCGACACAGCAAGCTGGTTCTCCGGCGTGACCGAGGTCACAGCCCCCGACGATTATACCGTCGAGATCCGCACCTCCGCCCCGAACCCGATCTTCCCCGACAGCATCGCCAACTGGATGATCATGGACAAGGGCTGGGCCGAGGCGAACGACGTCACCCGGCCCAATATCGAGCGCGGCAACTTCGCCACGCTCAACACAAACGGCACCGGCGCCTACCGCATCACCGAACGCGATCCGGGCCTGAAGACCACGCTCGCGCCGTTTGAGAACTGGTGGGGCGAGGACCGTGGCAATGTCACAGAGGGCATCTTCACCCCGATCGACAATTCCGCCACCGCGGTTGCCGCACTTCTCTCGGGCGAGGTCGACATGATCAATCCGGTGCCGGTGCAGGATGCCGACCGGCTCGATCAGGCCGATGGCGTGGAGCTGAAGCGCGGCGTCGAGGCGCGGGTGATGATGTTCGGGTTCAGCCAGGACAAGGACACGCTTGTCGGCGGTGATGGCTCGGTCGAGGGCAATCCGTTCCAGGACCCGCTGGTGCGCCGGGCTGTCGCGCAGGCGATCAACGTGCCCGCCATCCTGCAGACCATCATGCGCGGCTCCGCCGAGCCTGCCGCGCAACTCGTGAGCCCGGCCATGTCGGGCTATTCCGAGGGGCTTTCCGAACGGCCCGAGCTCGATATCGAAGCGGCCAAGGCTCTGCTGGCCGAGGCAGGCTATCCCGACGGCTTCCGCTTCCTTCTGAAGTGTCCCAATGACCGCTATATCAACGACGAGTCGGTCTGCCAGGCCACCGTCGCGATGCTGGCGCAGATCGGGCTCGAGGCGCAGCTCGACGCGATCCCGGTGCGCAATTACTGGACTGAGCTCAGGGCGGACGAATACGACATGTACCTTCTGGGCTGGTCGCCCGGCACCTTCGATGCCGAGCATCCCTTCCGGTTCCTCGTGCACACGCCGCAGGAAAATATCGGCACCTGGAACTTCGGCGGCTATTCGAACACGCGCGTCGACGAACTTATACCAGCCGTGCAATCCGAGATCGATCCGGAGGCCCGTCAGGCCATGCTCGACGAGATCGCTGGCATCGTGCAGGACGACATGGTTTACGTGCCGCTTTACGTGCAGCCGCTGCTTTGGGGCGCGGCCGAGAATATCGACCTGACCCAGCGCGAGGACAACTTCTTCATCCTGCGCTGGACCAACGTGAACTGA
- a CDS encoding ABC transporter ATP-binding protein translates to MTTPVLSVRGLTVEIPTRRGVLKPVDNVSFDIAEGEILGVVGESGAGKSMTGNAVIGLLDPPARIVSGEVLLKGEAVHTAKGEALRRLRGKRMGMIFQDPLTSLNPLLTVGEQLTETILEHLPVSQSEAEKRAIAALDEVGIPAAAQRIGSYPHEFSGGMRQRVVIALALCAEPDLVIADEPTTALDVSVQAQIIALLKRLCRDKGVAVMLVTHDMGVIAEAADRVAVMYAGRMAELGPVREVLTRARHPYTAGLMGSTPLASQGQKRLRQIPGSMPRLEHLPDGCAFHPRCDRAEAKCRQNPAPDLTACEGRAACWFPLPATSEKEEVSA, encoded by the coding sequence ATGACCACCCCCGTCCTGTCCGTCCGCGGTCTGACCGTGGAAATTCCCACGCGCCGCGGCGTGTTAAAACCCGTCGATAACGTCAGCTTCGACATTGCCGAGGGCGAAATCCTCGGCGTTGTCGGCGAATCCGGCGCCGGCAAGTCCATGACCGGAAATGCCGTGATCGGCCTTCTCGACCCGCCCGCGCGGATCGTGTCGGGTGAGGTGCTTCTGAAGGGCGAGGCCGTGCACACCGCCAAGGGCGAGGCGCTCCGCCGGTTGCGCGGCAAGCGCATGGGCATGATCTTTCAGGATCCGCTCACCTCGCTCAACCCGCTCTTGACCGTGGGCGAGCAACTGACCGAGACCATCCTCGAGCATCTTCCCGTCAGCCAGTCCGAGGCGGAAAAGCGCGCCATTGCCGCACTCGACGAGGTCGGCATTCCGGCCGCCGCCCAGCGGATCGGCAGCTACCCGCATGAGTTTTCGGGCGGTATGCGGCAACGCGTGGTGATCGCGTTGGCACTCTGCGCCGAGCCCGATCTGGTGATCGCGGACGAGCCCACCACAGCACTCGACGTATCTGTGCAGGCGCAGATCATCGCGCTTCTGAAGCGGCTTTGCCGGGACAAGGGCGTGGCGGTGATGTTGGTCACGCACGACATGGGCGTGATCGCCGAGGCCGCCGATCGCGTCGCGGTCATGTATGCCGGACGCATGGCCGAGCTGGGCCCTGTGCGCGAGGTGCTGACCCGCGCGCGTCACCCCTATACGGCGGGGCTCATGGGCTCCACACCGCTGGCCTCCCAGGGTCAGAAGCGCCTGCGCCAGATCCCCGGCTCCATGCCGCGGCTCGAACATCTGCCCGACGGCTGCGCCTTCCATCCCCGCTGCGACCGGGCCGAGGCCAAGTGCCGCCAGAACCCCGCACCGGACCTCACGGCCTGCGAAGGACGCGCCGCCTGCTGGTTC
- a CDS encoding ABC transporter permease produces the protein MAETDIQPEPKVDRAPSRLARAWDSDLAWSFRHAPVAMVSAFVVVLLVLAALLAPLIAPHNPFDPATLNLMNGFTPPGEANAFTGDAFLMGTDDQGRDVFSTILYGMRISLFVGFSAVLLALVIGVVLGLLAGYLGGWTETIIMRVADVQLTFPAILVAMLIFGIAKGITPPEYRDQMAIWVLILAIGLSDWVQFARVVRGATLVEKSREYVQAARLIGRSPFSIMIRHILPNVLNPVLVIATISLALAIIAEATLSFLGVGAPPTKPSLGTLIRIGQEFMFSGEWWILFFPALTLLALALSINLLGDWLRDALNPKLR, from the coding sequence ATGGCCGAAACCGATATCCAACCCGAACCCAAGGTAGATCGCGCGCCCTCGCGGCTGGCCCGTGCCTGGGACAGCGATCTCGCATGGTCCTTCCGTCACGCGCCCGTGGCGATGGTCTCTGCCTTCGTCGTGGTGCTTCTCGTGCTCGCGGCGCTTCTGGCGCCACTGATTGCGCCGCATAACCCGTTCGATCCCGCAACGCTGAACCTGATGAACGGCTTCACCCCGCCCGGAGAGGCGAACGCCTTTACCGGCGATGCCTTCCTGATGGGCACGGACGACCAGGGCCGCGATGTCTTCTCGACGATCCTGTACGGGATGCGCATTTCGCTCTTCGTGGGCTTCTCGGCGGTTCTGCTGGCGCTGGTGATCGGGGTCGTTCTGGGCCTCCTTGCGGGCTATCTCGGCGGCTGGACCGAGACGATCATCATGCGCGTCGCCGACGTGCAGCTGACCTTCCCGGCGATCCTTGTGGCCATGCTGATCTTCGGCATCGCCAAGGGCATCACGCCGCCCGAATACCGCGACCAGATGGCGATCTGGGTGCTGATCCTTGCCATTGGCCTCTCGGACTGGGTGCAGTTCGCGCGCGTCGTGCGCGGCGCCACGCTGGTCGAAAAAAGCCGCGAATACGTGCAGGCCGCGCGCCTCATCGGTCGCTCGCCGTTCTCCATCATGATCCGCCACATCCTGCCCAACGTGCTGAACCCGGTTCTGGTGATCGCGACCATTTCGCTGGCGCTCGCGATCATCGCCGAGGCGACGCTCTCGTTCCTCGGCGTGGGCGCACCGCCCACCAAACCGTCGCTCGGTACGCTCATCCGCATCGGGCAGGAATTCATGTTCTCCGGCGAATGGTGGATCCTGTTCTTCCCCGCCCTGACGCTCCTGGCGCTGGCCCTGTCGATCAACCTTCTGGGCGACTGGCTGCGCGATGCGCTCAACCCGAAACTGAGGTGA
- a CDS encoding ABC transporter permease, with amino-acid sequence MLAYIIRRVGQSILVLLFTGLVAFSMFSFVGDPIDNMLGQERTQADVERLRTELGLDQPFVVQYYKFLEQAVQGNFGLSYRQGRPVGEILLERAPATLELAFVSGLMALAGGIGFGIFTAIRRRGLPANAIMTVSLIGVSLPTFLIGILLIYVFSVELGWLPSFGRGEVTQIGGWSTGFLTASGLKALILPAITLGLYQMTLIMRLVRTEMLEVLRMDYIRFARARGIRERAINFRHALKNTLVPVITITGLQLGSIIAFAIITETVFQWPGVGLLFINAIQFVDIPVMAAYLMMISVMFVGINLIVDMLYFAIDPRLRADRTAGGH; translated from the coding sequence ATGCTCGCCTATATCATCCGCCGTGTCGGCCAATCGATCCTCGTGCTCCTGTTCACGGGGCTCGTGGCCTTTTCCATGTTCAGCTTCGTGGGCGATCCCATCGACAACATGCTGGGGCAGGAACGCACCCAGGCCGACGTGGAGCGCCTGCGCACCGAGCTGGGCCTCGATCAGCCCTTCGTGGTGCAATACTACAAGTTCCTCGAACAGGCTGTTCAGGGCAATTTCGGCCTGAGCTACAGGCAGGGGCGGCCCGTGGGCGAGATCCTTCTCGAACGCGCGCCCGCCACGCTGGAGCTTGCCTTCGTCTCGGGCCTCATGGCGCTGGCGGGCGGGATCGGCTTCGGCATCTTCACCGCGATCCGAAGGCGAGGCTTACCGGCCAACGCCATCATGACCGTGTCGCTGATCGGGGTGTCGCTGCCCACCTTCCTGATCGGGATCCTGCTGATCTACGTCTTCTCGGTTGAGCTGGGCTGGCTGCCTTCCTTCGGACGCGGGGAGGTGACGCAGATCGGCGGCTGGTCCACGGGATTTCTGACCGCAAGCGGGCTCAAGGCGCTCATTCTGCCCGCGATCACGCTCGGGCTTTACCAGATGACGCTGATCATGCGGCTCGTGCGCACCGAGATGCTGGAGGTGCTGCGCATGGATTACATCCGCTTCGCACGCGCCCGCGGCATCCGGGAACGCGCGATCAACTTCCGCCATGCGCTGAAGAATACGCTGGTGCCGGTCATCACCATCACTGGTCTGCAGCTGGGCTCCATCATCGCCTTCGCCATCATCACCGAGACGGTGTTCCAGTGGCCGGGGGTGGGGCTTCTCTTCATCAACGCGATCCAGTTCGTCGATATCCCCGTGATGGCCGCGTATCTCATGATGATCTCGGTGATGTTCGTGGGCATCAACCTGATCGTCGACATGCTTTACTTCGCGATCGACCCGCGCCTGCGCGCCGACCGCACAGCCGGAGGTCACTGA
- a CDS encoding HNH endonuclease signature motif containing protein, translated as MAKRKAISATVKRQVITEAGDRCAIPTCRAFPVELAHIVPHSETQDDTAENLIALCPNCHTRYDRGDIPRDRIRVYKANTQKNLLRFNGFEMAIIEAFTRQPQRPLPVAENMLFLLERLVEDGMLQIQRSQGGVRMMGVDVTPVHVSLTPRGTQYVNDLSQGDRVIP; from the coding sequence GTGGCGAAAAGGAAAGCCATTTCCGCGACCGTGAAGCGCCAAGTTATCACGGAAGCTGGAGACCGTTGTGCCATCCCAACGTGCAGGGCATTTCCCGTGGAGTTGGCGCATATCGTTCCTCATTCAGAAACACAGGACGATACAGCCGAGAACTTGATTGCGCTCTGTCCGAATTGCCATACGCGATATGATCGCGGCGACATTCCTCGTGACAGAATACGCGTCTACAAGGCAAACACGCAAAAGAATCTCCTGCGTTTCAATGGCTTTGAGATGGCCATCATCGAGGCTTTCACTCGTCAGCCGCAGCGGCCACTTCCGGTTGCTGAGAATATGTTGTTTCTGCTCGAACGTTTGGTCGAAGATGGCATGCTTCAGATTCAAAGATCGCAAGGTGGCGTGAGGATGATGGGCGTGGATGTCACCCCAGTCCACGTCTCTCTAACACCGCGCGGCACGCAATATGTAAATGATCTATCGCAAGGGGACCGCGTAATCCCATGA